The following proteins come from a genomic window of Lachnoclostridium phytofermentans ISDg:
- a CDS encoding ABC transporter permease, whose product MVKKISQKVYVALIMFFLYAPIMVLIVLSFNKSKSRSKWGGFTFDWYKSLFQNEEIMNALYTTLIIAFLSALIATIIGTAAAIGMNHMRKVPKTIMMGITNIPMLNADIVTGISLMLLFIAVNFTLGFKSVLIAHITFNIPYVILSVMPKLKQTNRNTYEAALDLGASPLSAFFMVVLPDILPGVFSGFLLAFTMSLDDFIITHFTRGAAVNTLSTKIYAETRKGIKPEMYALSTLLFLSVLLLLIIINRRNDRIEKKRNAVTLAPAKKL is encoded by the coding sequence ATGGTAAAAAAAATAAGTCAAAAAGTATATGTTGCCCTCATTATGTTTTTCTTGTATGCACCAATTATGGTACTTATTGTCCTATCATTTAATAAATCCAAATCCCGTAGTAAATGGGGTGGATTTACCTTTGATTGGTATAAGTCCTTATTTCAAAATGAAGAGATCATGAATGCACTGTATACTACATTAATCATTGCATTTTTATCTGCTTTAATTGCTACTATAATTGGTACAGCAGCTGCCATTGGTATGAACCATATGCGTAAGGTACCAAAAACTATCATGATGGGTATCACAAATATACCAATGTTGAATGCAGATATTGTAACTGGTATCTCATTAATGCTTCTTTTTATTGCAGTTAATTTCACACTTGGGTTTAAAAGTGTATTAATTGCACATATTACATTTAACATTCCTTATGTAATATTAAGTGTAATGCCTAAGCTAAAACAAACAAATCGAAATACTTATGAAGCCGCACTAGACCTTGGAGCTTCTCCTTTATCAGCATTTTTTATGGTTGTATTGCCTGATATTCTTCCAGGTGTTTTTTCCGGATTCCTATTAGCTTTTACTATGTCATTAGATGACTTTATTATTACACACTTTACAAGAGGTGCGGCTGTCAATACTCTCTCCACTAAGATTTATGCTGAGACGAGAAAGGGTATTAAGCCTGAGATGTATGCTCTATCTACTCTTCTCTTCCTCTCTGTCTTATTAC